The following are encoded together in the Arcticibacterium luteifluviistationis genome:
- a CDS encoding T9SS type A sorting domain-containing protein, giving the protein MKHIFILFFITSVVCHAQINNSVILDSYFYSYCPGATVEVKFKTKGTFNSDNEFVIELSDEEGGNFKELKRTDSISTKITIPENILYGEGYQIRVKATSPSVEGNRSNKFTIKSKPNAIISYPEGSPINPYKSINLNCKITGGSPYNIVLNDSSKYSLYDAQNDNNYLITKLVENDYVYEISEIRNECGLGTFSGQANIKSNPFGLIIKGLQQEYYICPGQKIIFSFSANGTINEDNSFKLRLKSTIGSYQKDIDVVENDSGFLESTLPLDLEDIKYFTIQLVASSPELYSDILVLRVPEKANVRNIYNGFSYYGGIPSLRVNISDGLPPYTISLSNGQTHYLTKENSEIPLIDFNEQDAFLSIKDQCGIIESRFHSINVSLPSFITIDSLPTRNYCVGDLLEVPITSNLNITSDTKFYFKLWGETIAYRPTIEAKLNGNKLSAIVPNIQGDNYTIMISSANPNYEHTLFNRRIRINQAPEASISIKSNPLYKWLELNPGKSFSPNLVKLDIDGKEHILNTIDFSYVFPNYRLKVNTQKNQTFTLKEVTNECGTAILKEETKTVINIIENPQNRHIIIGSLPKSSYCVGEQVAVNFEIQGDLKENEVIELYRTTDQQDFVIKLAESRQSPVRYTVSQNSYFNQEKIFLKISNSDIKSDERGLRVMTKPTVHFPILKTQLIKNEPLALKIGHEGSTPLEYTLNGLKRVIHSNSYSSINFTEIMYLYPKENITYKIESVKNACGNMETIVTDEVEIETSTSQLFFDDYNSSIISRICAGEILRVPYKGIYIKKDTKVFVELTDAEGLNFTKVPTYQEGNTLLVRIPEDLKHSSKYKVRMVAQNLEDTYYSEEKPLTILEHATGRISSKEGTDLVEINGKEQIALMFNFTGSPTYETIISNLYKETYNLDPTHRFSSYPSPATLNVNPTKRTNYTIKQLMNSCGFGEVSGTVTVAVKPYTEVVKLSTNNVCQNGKTTLDLNLFGDYLDDDLVLVNLYQFISEKLQLVKELTKFKAKDNGSIELLFPDEINAGQYFISADFEKNILNDVSISNYNRITVKSLPSLEISGNAVVNKGNSTFFNINAIGSGPINYELNDGTLGTLYSSGNSVIKVTPNASFTYSIKSASNDCGIALTSGVFRVTVNELSNNTIDLLQLSDNSFCPDETVSLAFELNGSFSDDNIFIAQISDNMGENFTDIADASTKQSPISFKLPSNLIPGNNYRFRVIATDNDVKSNTSPNPITISDVIQLKVSGPDFYIPGNPINVKIESSGSSSFYFTVTDSLSGGFISNNYITTNPYNFKLYPTQPTVYKFSGGNQCGSATFDGSNFLVVDLPLTSKTEPKVFIQVYPNPATNRVRVKTLNNLELNNISLFSQNGLNINLFPTSINQDEIEYDISGLNPGVYIFKVYQKDKILTSKFIINN; this is encoded by the coding sequence ATGAAACACATCTTTATACTTTTTTTTATCACATCAGTTGTTTGTCATGCCCAAATAAACAATTCTGTTATTTTAGATAGCTATTTTTATAGCTACTGCCCAGGAGCAACCGTAGAAGTTAAATTTAAAACAAAAGGCACATTTAATTCAGACAATGAGTTTGTCATTGAGCTATCTGACGAAGAAGGAGGCAACTTTAAAGAGCTAAAAAGGACTGATTCAATCTCTACCAAAATCACTATTCCAGAAAACATACTTTATGGCGAAGGGTATCAAATAAGAGTTAAAGCAACGTCTCCATCTGTCGAGGGGAATCGATCAAATAAATTCACTATAAAAAGCAAGCCTAACGCCATCATTTCTTATCCAGAGGGTTCTCCGATAAACCCTTATAAAAGCATTAATCTAAATTGTAAAATAACAGGAGGATCTCCTTACAATATAGTTTTAAACGACAGCAGCAAATATTCACTTTATGACGCACAAAATGACAATAACTATTTGATTACAAAACTTGTAGAAAATGATTATGTATATGAAATATCAGAAATAAGAAATGAATGTGGTTTAGGAACCTTTTCAGGGCAGGCTAATATCAAGTCTAACCCTTTCGGACTTATTATTAAAGGTTTACAACAAGAGTATTACATTTGTCCAGGTCAAAAAATAATATTTTCGTTTAGTGCCAATGGAACAATAAATGAGGACAACTCCTTTAAGCTAAGGTTAAAATCTACCATCGGTAGCTACCAAAAAGACATTGACGTTGTAGAAAATGATAGCGGTTTTTTAGAATCAACTTTACCTTTAGACCTTGAAGATATTAAATACTTTACTATCCAATTGGTAGCGTCTAGTCCTGAACTTTATAGTGATATACTGGTATTAAGGGTTCCAGAAAAAGCTAATGTCAGAAACATTTACAATGGTTTTTCTTATTATGGCGGAATCCCATCATTAAGAGTTAATATTTCAGATGGACTCCCTCCTTACACGATATCATTATCGAATGGTCAAACCCACTATTTAACAAAGGAAAACTCAGAAATTCCATTAATTGACTTCAATGAACAAGATGCATTCTTAAGTATTAAAGACCAATGCGGTATTATTGAAAGCCGTTTTCATAGCATAAACGTATCACTTCCTAGTTTTATCACTATTGATTCGCTTCCAACAAGAAATTACTGTGTAGGCGATTTACTTGAGGTTCCAATAACTTCAAATTTGAATATCACCAGTGATACTAAGTTTTACTTTAAGCTTTGGGGCGAAACTATAGCTTATCGGCCAACAATTGAAGCTAAACTTAATGGCAATAAACTGTCTGCAATAGTTCCCAATATTCAAGGAGACAATTATACCATCATGATAAGCTCAGCTAATCCTAACTATGAACATACATTATTCAACAGAAGAATTAGAATCAATCAAGCACCCGAAGCGTCCATCTCCATAAAAAGTAACCCATTGTATAAATGGTTAGAATTAAACCCAGGAAAATCTTTTTCTCCAAACTTGGTCAAACTGGACATTGATGGTAAAGAGCATATTTTAAATACTATTGATTTCTCCTATGTATTCCCAAATTATCGTCTCAAAGTTAATACTCAAAAAAATCAAACTTTCACTTTAAAAGAAGTGACAAATGAGTGCGGAACTGCAATATTAAAGGAAGAAACTAAAACAGTAATAAACATCATAGAGAATCCACAAAACAGGCATATTATTATAGGCTCATTGCCAAAGTCAAGCTATTGTGTTGGCGAGCAAGTAGCTGTCAATTTTGAAATACAAGGTGATTTAAAAGAGAATGAAGTGATAGAGCTTTACAGAACCACAGACCAGCAGGATTTTGTAATAAAACTAGCTGAATCAAGACAAAGTCCTGTGAGGTATACTGTTTCGCAAAACTCCTATTTTAATCAAGAAAAGATTTTCTTGAAAATAAGTAATTCAGATATCAAAAGTGACGAGAGGGGCCTTAGAGTTATGACCAAACCAACAGTTCACTTCCCTATTCTTAAAACTCAATTAATAAAGAATGAGCCGCTTGCATTAAAAATAGGTCATGAAGGTAGCACTCCATTAGAATATACCCTTAATGGTTTAAAAAGAGTTATTCACTCTAACTCTTACTCATCTATCAATTTTACAGAAATTATGTACCTCTATCCTAAGGAAAATATCACTTACAAAATTGAATCTGTAAAGAACGCCTGTGGTAATATGGAGACAATTGTAACTGACGAGGTAGAAATAGAGACATCCACTAGTCAACTTTTCTTTGATGATTACAATTCATCTATAATATCAAGAATATGTGCTGGAGAAATACTCAGAGTTCCTTATAAAGGAATATACATAAAAAAAGACACAAAAGTTTTTGTTGAGCTTACTGATGCTGAGGGTTTAAATTTCACTAAAGTACCGACATATCAAGAAGGCAATACACTGCTAGTACGCATTCCAGAAGACTTAAAACATTCAAGTAAATATAAAGTCAGAATGGTTGCTCAAAACCTTGAAGACACTTATTATTCTGAAGAAAAGCCTTTAACTATTTTAGAACACGCTACTGGAAGAATCTCCAGCAAAGAAGGTACTGACTTAGTAGAAATAAATGGTAAGGAACAAATTGCTTTAATGTTCAACTTTACTGGCTCACCAACCTATGAAACTATAATTTCTAATTTGTACAAGGAAACCTACAATTTAGACCCCACGCATCGATTTAGCAGTTACCCTTCTCCAGCCACACTAAATGTTAATCCAACCAAAAGAACAAATTATACCATTAAGCAATTGATGAATTCTTGCGGATTTGGTGAGGTGTCGGGTACAGTTACCGTAGCCGTAAAACCCTATACTGAGGTGGTAAAACTTTCAACCAATAATGTTTGTCAAAATGGAAAAACAACGTTGGACTTAAACCTCTTCGGAGATTATCTTGATGATGACTTAGTTCTTGTTAACCTTTATCAATTTATTTCGGAAAAACTACAGCTTGTAAAAGAGCTCACTAAATTTAAGGCAAAAGATAATGGAAGTATTGAACTATTATTCCCCGATGAAATTAATGCTGGACAGTATTTTATTTCAGCAGACTTTGAAAAGAACATCCTCAATGATGTGTCTATTTCAAATTATAATAGAATAACCGTAAAAAGTCTTCCAAGCTTAGAAATCAGTGGTAATGCAGTGGTGAATAAAGGTAATTCCACCTTTTTCAATATTAATGCCATAGGCTCTGGGCCTATAAACTATGAATTAAATGATGGCACACTAGGTACTTTATACAGCTCCGGAAATTCTGTAATAAAAGTAACACCAAATGCCAGTTTTACTTACTCCATTAAATCGGCCTCTAACGATTGTGGCATAGCCCTAACTTCTGGCGTTTTTAGGGTGACCGTAAATGAACTATCAAATAATACCATTGACCTTTTACAATTATCTGATAATTCATTCTGCCCTGATGAAACAGTTTCTCTAGCGTTTGAGCTTAATGGCTCCTTTTCTGATGATAACATCTTTATCGCTCAAATTTCAGATAATATGGGGGAGAACTTTACTGATATTGCTGATGCCAGTACTAAACAAAGTCCAATTTCATTTAAACTACCCAGTAATTTGATACCGGGAAATAATTATAGGTTCAGAGTTATTGCAACTGATAATGACGTCAAAAGCAATACCAGCCCAAACCCAATAACAATTTCGGATGTAATTCAATTAAAAGTAAGTGGACCTGACTTTTACATACCAGGTAACCCTATAAATGTGAAGATAGAATCTTCAGGTTCCTCTAGCTTTTATTTTACAGTCACTGATTCTCTAAGTGGTGGTTTCATTTCCAATAATTATATAACAACTAACCCTTACAATTTTAAGCTATACCCTACACAGCCTACTGTTTATAAATTCTCCGGAGGAAATCAATGTGGTTCTGCCACATTCGATGGCTCCAATTTTTTAGTTGTTGATTTACCACTTACGTCCAAAACCGAGCCTAAAGTATTTATTCAAGTATATCCAAATCCTGCAACTAATCGTGTAAGAGTTAAAACTCTCAATAATTTAGAATTAAATAACATTTCTCTTTTTAGCCAAAACGGGTTAAATATTAATCTATTTCCAACAAGTATAAATCAGGACGAAATAGAATATGACATTTCCGGTCTAAATCCAGGAGTATATATATTCAAGGTTTATCAAAAAGATAAGATTCTAACTTCTAAATTTATTATCAATAATTGA
- a CDS encoding purple acid phosphatase family protein: MRNLFVTSLLFIILCSCSTPQEENLSVKNVMDDVITRLYGEVSPAAFDSVNTNFMLDFLTEKEKVVLATKYQYFKVNVPVTVSLMRHVEQSIVPFWLEESGFVKTDKKVKNVQYEYEVWQKDFDAGWVNLGIPGFDKDRVVYFISVGAQNKGDDLKITEQYPSEYSLEKMEKGAFTYHDWSDLKITELPEELEGQILFTTVRGRAREAHVEGAFRKTIFPSSAAPDQIILTWSEDPTNSVNLQWRTNTVVKEGTVKYWKQGSTDSLSTEATVKVMEDRMLYNDRYIHRHTAMLSQLEANTTYEYRVGSAVENSWSELRNFKTEAKDINAFSFIWFGDTHKDPKWAELLQDSYVRHPEIAFYSIAGDIVTTGLYRDQWDEFFGYAKDVFAYKPLMPVPGNHDRQDGLGAWMYYDLFSLPENGPEKVDKESTYAFEYGNALYVMIDATQPNEAQTEWIEKQLKNSKATWKFVMFHFPPYNFEEPYLDIQEEWGGIFDTYHVDMVMSGHIHYYMRTKPMNAGKVVNSFKEGTVYAVSIGTHGNHDDIGQEPYAVTRYKDGQFYQHMEIKDKVLKYTTYNKEGKIVDELLIDKN, encoded by the coding sequence ATGCGGAATCTATTCGTAACAAGCCTCCTGTTTATCATTCTCTGTTCCTGTTCCACTCCACAGGAAGAAAACCTTTCGGTAAAAAATGTAATGGATGATGTCATCACTAGGCTTTATGGTGAAGTCTCTCCTGCAGCTTTTGATAGCGTCAATACCAATTTTATGCTAGACTTTTTGACCGAAAAAGAAAAGGTAGTACTCGCCACCAAGTACCAGTATTTCAAGGTCAATGTACCTGTGACCGTTTCTTTAATGCGTCATGTGGAGCAGTCTATAGTACCTTTCTGGTTAGAAGAAAGTGGTTTTGTTAAAACAGACAAGAAGGTTAAAAATGTCCAATACGAATATGAAGTCTGGCAAAAGGATTTTGACGCTGGCTGGGTGAACTTAGGTATCCCAGGTTTTGATAAAGACAGGGTGGTTTATTTCATATCTGTAGGAGCCCAAAATAAGGGTGATGATTTAAAAATCACTGAGCAGTATCCATCGGAATACAGTTTAGAAAAAATGGAAAAAGGGGCTTTTACCTATCATGACTGGTCTGACCTAAAAATCACCGAATTGCCTGAAGAGCTTGAAGGCCAAATACTTTTTACCACCGTAAGAGGAAGAGCTAGAGAAGCACACGTAGAAGGAGCTTTCCGTAAAACGATTTTCCCTTCTTCTGCCGCACCAGACCAAATCATTCTAACATGGAGTGAAGACCCTACAAATTCCGTAAACCTGCAATGGAGAACCAATACTGTCGTAAAAGAAGGAACCGTGAAGTATTGGAAACAGGGCAGCACAGACAGTCTTTCTACAGAAGCTACTGTGAAAGTAATGGAAGACAGAATGCTTTATAACGACCGCTACATTCATAGGCATACTGCAATGCTGAGTCAATTGGAAGCAAATACAACGTACGAATATCGTGTGGGTTCGGCGGTAGAAAATTCATGGTCTGAGCTTAGAAATTTCAAAACAGAAGCCAAAGACATCAACGCATTTTCTTTTATATGGTTTGGCGATACTCATAAAGACCCAAAATGGGCAGAGCTCTTACAAGACTCCTATGTACGCCATCCAGAAATAGCATTTTATTCTATAGCCGGCGATATTGTTACCACAGGACTTTACAGAGACCAATGGGATGAGTTTTTTGGATATGCAAAAGATGTTTTCGCCTACAAACCCTTAATGCCTGTTCCTGGCAATCACGATAGGCAAGATGGATTGGGTGCTTGGATGTACTATGATTTATTTAGTTTACCTGAAAATGGCCCTGAAAAAGTAGATAAAGAAAGTACGTATGCGTTTGAATATGGGAATGCACTCTATGTCATGATTGACGCCACACAACCAAATGAAGCACAAACGGAGTGGATTGAGAAACAGTTGAAAAACTCCAAAGCTACTTGGAAGTTTGTGATGTTTCATTTTCCGCCATACAATTTTGAAGAGCCTTATTTAGATATTCAAGAAGAATGGGGTGGCATTTTTGATACTTACCATGTAGACATGGTGATGTCTGGGCATATTCATTATTACATGCGTACCAAACCTATGAATGCGGGCAAAGTGGTGAACTCCTTTAAAGAAGGAACAGTTTACGCTGTTTCAATAGGAACCCATGGCAATCACGACGATATAGGCCAAGAACCATACGCCGTAACAAGATATAAAGACGGACAGTTTTACCAACACATGGAGATTAAAGATAAGGTCTTAAAATACACCACTTATAACAAAGAAGGCAAAATAGTAGACGAACTCTTGATTGATAAAAACTAG